AGAACGACTGCGTGTTCTTCCTGCTCCCCAACATCTTTACGCCCAACGGCGATGGGGTGAATGAGGTGTTCCGCCCCAAAACGAGCAGCCCGATTACCACGACGCACATCCAGATTTTCAACCGCTGGGGCGTAAAGGTGTACGAGAGCAGCGCCGACCCCTACATCAACTGGACGGGTGGCGGCGTGGCCGGCGAAAGCACCAGTAGCGGCCTGGTTTCCAACGGCGTTTACTACTACCTGGCCGAAGTGCAGTTTGCCGATGCCGCCAAAACCAAGCGCACCTACAAGGGCTGGGTAGAGGTTGTCAGGTAAAGTAGGGTAGGCTTCCGCCTATTGTTTTCAGTTTGTCTTTTAAAAAGCCGCTCCTCATCGGGGCGGCTTTTTTGTCTTTATTTTGCCCGGATAACGGGTTCCTGGTTTCTGATTTCTCGTCTGAGAGACAACGAGAAACAAGGAACCACTAACACAGAACGATTTTGACTCCTTCCAACGCTGGCCTGACGGCCGTACTCTTTCCCGGCCAGGGCTCGCAGTTTCCGGGCATGGCCCGCGAGCTATACGCGCAGAGCGAAGCCGCCCGCGCCCTGCTCAATCAGGCCAACGACCTGCTGAGGTTTGACCTCACTAAGTTAATGTTCGAGGGTAGCGAAGAAGATTTGCGCCGCACCGACGTTACTCAGCCCGCCGTGTTCGTGCATTCGGTGGCGCAGTTCGTGGCCCGGTCGGGTGGGCTGCCCGCGATGGTGGCCGGCCACTCGTTGGGCGAGTTTTCGGCGCTGGTGGCGGCGGGCGTGCTTTCTTTCGCCGATGCCCTACCCCTGGTAGCACGCCGCGCCCAGGCCATGCAGGCCGCCTGCCAGGAGCAGCCCGGCACGATGGCCGCCATCCTGGGCCTGCCCGATGAGGCCGTGGAGCAAGGCTGCGCCCAGGTAACGGCCGGCGGCGACGTGGTAGTGGCCGCCAACTACAACTGCCCCGGCCAGCTCGTCATTTCGGGCACGGTGGCCGGCATCACCAAAGCCTGCGAGGTGCTGAAAGCCGCTGGGGCCAAGCGCGCCCTACCCCTGCCGGTGGGCGGGGCCTTCCACTCACCCTTGATGCAGTCGGCCCAGGCAGCCCTGGCCGAGGCCATCGAGCGCACGGCCTTCCGGCCCGCCCGCTGCCCCGTGTACCAGAACGTGGACGCCGCTCCCCACCGCGACCCGGCTAAAATCAAAGCCAACCTGCTGGCTCAGCTCACGGCTCCCGTCCGCTGGACGCAAAGCGTGCGGGCCATGTTTGCCGACGGCGCGACGCACTTTGTGGAATGTGGCCCCGGCAAGGTATTGCAGGGCTTGGTCAAGAAGATTGAGCCCGCGGCCATTCTGGAATAAAAAGGGGTAGCTGGCCTAGCTAACTACCTTCCATCTTATTGACCTTCAGCTCGTCCGGGCACTCCGCCAGCAGCTCGGCCACGGTGCGGCTCAGCTGCGGGTGCACCAGCTGCGGAGCCAGCTCGGCTAGCGGCACGAGGGCAAAGCGTCGAAAGGGCAGTGCCGGGTGCGGCACGGTGAGCGTGGGGATAGTGATTATTTCCGACCCAAAAAGCAGCACGTCCACGTCCAGGGTGCGGGCTCCCCAGCGCACGCGCCGCTCGCGGCCCTGCCGCAGCTCGGCGGCCTGGCAGGCCGCCAGTAGGGCCGGGGCATCCAGCGAGGTTTCGAGGGCCACTACCTGGTTTAGAAAATCGGGCTGGTCCTCCACGCCCCAGGCGGCGGTTTCATAGAGGGCCGAGGCGGCTACCACATGCCCGGCCGCGCCGGCCAGGTCGGTGCGGGCTCGCGCCAGGCGGGCGGCGCGGTCGCCCAGATTGCTGCCCAGCAGCAGGTAAGCCAGAGTAGTCAAGTGGAAATTTAGTATTTGGAATGAGGAATTTCCTTCGCTTCAAAGCTAATTCCACATTTCTTCGAAGAAAGCGGAGGTGCGCTCGGCGATGAGCTGCGCCGGGGGGGGTAGGGCCGGGCCGGCCCACGGGTGCGCGCCGCCAAACATGTGGCCCGCCCCCGGCACCACTAGCACTTCGGCAGCGGGCTGGCCGGCGTGCAGTTGGTACACGGCCGCCAGCGGCACCGTCTCGTCCTCGTCGCCGTGAATGAGCAGCAGCGGCTGGCGCAGGCCCGGCACCAGGGCCGGCAAATCGAGCCGGGCCCGGTGGGCGAAGAAATTTTCGGCCAGCTGGTAGTACAGCGGCATTTGCTGGCCGGTGCGGGCGTTGGGCACGTAGAGTACGCCCTCGCGCTGCCATTGCGCCACCACGTCGGCGGGCCAGCGGGGGTGCAGGTCGGCCACGGCGGCCCAGGTAGCCACGGCCGCCACGCGCGGGTCTTCGGCAGCCTTGAGCAGCACGAGCGCGCCACCGCGGCTGTGGCCCACCAGGTAGAGGCGGCGCAGGTCGAGGCCAGCGGCGGGCAGGGGGGTAGCCCCCGGTGTGTGCAGCGCGTCCAGCAGCTGGCCCAGGTCGTCCAGCTCCAGGCTGAAGTTATTCTGGCCGAAGGCTTCCAGGTCTTCCAAATCGCCGGTACCACCCACCACCACACCATTATGCGAGAGGTTGAGCTTGATGAATACGAAGCCTTTTTCGGCAAAAAACCGGGCCAGCAGCCCAAAATGGCCCCAATCCTTGAACCCCTTAAAGCCGTGCACGAACACGATAATAGGCTGCGGCTGCCCGGTGGACTGGTAGGTGGCATCGGCGGCAAAAGGGCGGCCGTGGGCGCGGCCAACTAGCGTGAACTCGACGGTACGGAGCATGGGGCGAAGGTAGCGCAGACGGCGTAATCCGCGCTGCTGGCCGTAATATTGCCTCCGCATGGCAAATCCGCTCGACCAGATTCAGGCTCCCATCGCGGTCGAAATGGCCGAGTTTGAAGTAAAATTTCGGCAGTCGATGCGAACCAAGGTGTTGCTGCTCGACAAGATAATGGGCTACATCGTGCGCCGCAAGGGCAAGCAGGTGCGGCCCATGTTCGTGTTCCTGACCGCCCGCGCCACCGCCGCCGACCCCACCGCCCCGCTGCCCGAAGCCGTTTCCCGCGGCGCGGCCCTCATCGAGCTGCTGCACACCGCCACCCTGGTGCACGACGACGTGGTGGACGAGAGTAACTACCGCCGGGGCTTTTTTTCCATCAACGCGCTCTGGAAGAATAAGATAGCCGTGCTCGTAGGCGACTATCTCTTGAGCCGTGGCCTCTTATTATCCCTCGAAAACGACGACTTTGACCTGCTCAAAATTGTGAGCAACGCTGTGAAAGAGCTGAGCGAAGGCGAGCTACTGCAAATTGAGAAAGCCCGCCGCCTCGACATTACGGAAGAGGTTTATTTCGACATTATTCGCCAAAAAACGGCCTCGCTCATCGCCTCCTGCACGGCC
The genomic region above belongs to Hymenobacter psoromatis and contains:
- the fabD gene encoding ACP S-malonyltransferase; this encodes MTAVLFPGQGSQFPGMARELYAQSEAARALLNQANDLLRFDLTKLMFEGSEEDLRRTDVTQPAVFVHSVAQFVARSGGLPAMVAGHSLGEFSALVAAGVLSFADALPLVARRAQAMQAACQEQPGTMAAILGLPDEAVEQGCAQVTAGGDVVVAANYNCPGQLVISGTVAGITKACEVLKAAGAKRALPLPVGGAFHSPLMQSAQAALAEAIERTAFRPARCPVYQNVDAAPHRDPAKIKANLLAQLTAPVRWTQSVRAMFADGATHFVECGPGKVLQGLVKKIEPAAILE
- the folK gene encoding 2-amino-4-hydroxy-6-hydroxymethyldihydropteridine diphosphokinase; this encodes MTTLAYLLLGSNLGDRAARLARARTDLAGAAGHVVAASALYETAAWGVEDQPDFLNQVVALETSLDAPALLAACQAAELRQGRERRVRWGARTLDVDVLLFGSEIITIPTLTVPHPALPFRRFALVPLAELAPQLVHPQLSRTVAELLAECPDELKVNKMEGS
- a CDS encoding alpha/beta hydrolase family protein, producing the protein MLRTVEFTLVGRAHGRPFAADATYQSTGQPQPIIVFVHGFKGFKDWGHFGLLARFFAEKGFVFIKLNLSHNGVVVGGTGDLEDLEAFGQNNFSLELDDLGQLLDALHTPGATPLPAAGLDLRRLYLVGHSRGGALVLLKAAEDPRVAAVATWAAVADLHPRWPADVVAQWQREGVLYVPNARTGQQMPLYYQLAENFFAHRARLDLPALVPGLRQPLLLIHGDEDETVPLAAVYQLHAGQPAAEVLVVPGAGHMFGGAHPWAGPALPPPAQLIAERTSAFFEEMWN
- a CDS encoding polyprenyl synthetase family protein translates to MANPLDQIQAPIAVEMAEFEVKFRQSMRTKVLLLDKIMGYIVRRKGKQVRPMFVFLTARATAADPTAPLPEAVSRGAALIELLHTATLVHDDVVDESNYRRGFFSINALWKNKIAVLVGDYLLSRGLLLSLENDDFDLLKIVSNAVKELSEGELLQIEKARRLDITEEVYFDIIRQKTASLIASCTAVGAAAAGADKATIERARLFGEKVGMAFQIKDDLFDYGTAEIGKPVGIDIKEKKMTLPLIYALQQASWLDKRRVIYNVKNNAGHRDRVQQVIDFVKQSGGLTYAIQTMERYRDEALVILREFPASEARNSLEMLINYTIEREK